A portion of the Bacillus sp. es.034 genome contains these proteins:
- the folB gene encoding dihydroneopterin aldolase — protein MDKILLNEMEFYGYHGVFQEENKLGQRFRVSVELHLDLRKSGQSDQLEDSVNYAEIYSITKSVVEGEPRNLVEAVAEDISSRILETFDAVKSCKITLIKPDPPIPGHYRSVAVEINRSR, from the coding sequence ATGGATAAGATTCTATTGAACGAAATGGAGTTTTACGGCTATCACGGTGTATTCCAGGAGGAGAACAAGCTTGGACAACGTTTTCGTGTTAGTGTAGAGTTGCATTTAGATTTAAGGAAGTCCGGTCAAAGCGATCAGCTTGAAGACTCCGTAAACTATGCGGAGATTTATTCCATCACTAAAAGTGTTGTGGAAGGTGAGCCGAGGAATCTGGTTGAAGCCGTGGCTGAAGATATCTCTTCCCGGATCCTGGAAACATTCGACGCTGTCAAGAGCTGTAAAATCACACTAATCAAGCCTGATCCACCCATTCCTGGTCATTACCGATCGGTGGCGGTGGAGATTAATAGGAGTCGATAG
- the folP gene encoding dihydropteroate synthase yields the protein MGILNITPDSFSDGGSFNELDRAVERAKEMVEMGADIIDIGGESTRPGHEVVPAEEEISRVVPIIEAISREVNVPISIDTYKAATAREAVEAGASIINDVWGAKKDPEMARVAADTGAPIILMHNRDNREYKHFVRDAIQDLQESIFITKGSGVKDEQIILDPGIGFAKTVQLNIDMMRHLDVIVSLGYPVLLGTSRKSIIGHVLDLPVEERMEGTGATVCYGIQKGCHIVRVHDVKEMARMAKMMDVLVGKEKRYG from the coding sequence ATGGGAATACTGAATATCACTCCCGATTCATTTTCAGACGGCGGTTCATTCAATGAGCTGGATCGGGCTGTGGAACGGGCGAAAGAAATGGTGGAGATGGGTGCAGACATCATCGATATAGGTGGTGAATCGACCCGACCCGGCCATGAGGTCGTACCCGCTGAGGAAGAGATTTCCCGGGTTGTGCCAATTATTGAAGCGATCTCCCGGGAAGTGAACGTACCCATCTCCATTGACACGTATAAGGCTGCCACGGCAAGAGAAGCGGTTGAAGCAGGCGCTAGTATCATTAATGATGTGTGGGGTGCGAAAAAGGATCCTGAAATGGCACGGGTAGCGGCGGATACCGGCGCCCCGATCATTCTCATGCATAACCGGGATAACCGGGAATACAAGCACTTCGTACGGGATGCGATTCAAGATTTGCAGGAAAGCATCTTCATCACTAAGGGGTCGGGTGTAAAAGACGAACAGATCATCCTCGATCCTGGCATTGGTTTTGCCAAAACAGTACAATTGAACATAGATATGATGAGGCATCTGGATGTCATCGTCTCCCTTGGCTATCCTGTCCTGCTCGGAACATCACGTAAATCCATCATCGGACATGTCCTTGATCTCCCTGTCGAGGAGAGGATGGAAGGGACGGGGGCTACAGTTTGCTACGGTATTCAAAAAGGCTGCCACATCGTACGTGTTCATGATGTAAAGGAAATGGCGCGCATGGCAAAAATGATGGATGTCCTCGTTGGAAAGGAGAAAAGATATGGATAA
- the pabC gene encoding aminodeoxychorismate lyase, with the protein MYLYINGDIVHQSEAAISPFDHGYLYGMGVFETFRTYDGHPFLLKDHLNRLSRGLKELNIVADLDEETIRWTISELLKKNDLTDAYCRFNVSGGPGEIGLKTTPYEEATVILFQKELPPSVPLKEKEGVFLKLRRNTPETGERLKSHHYLNNMAAKREIGATVDKEGIFLTKEGFLCEGITSNLFWVKDGELYTSSVETGMLNGITRQFILALADRLNMPVQVGLYEKKEMIEADEVFFTNSVQEIIPVNKMDSIRLPGRHGKFVELLHEQYTKYTRHLNSIQEMKRGG; encoded by the coding sequence ATGTATCTATATATAAACGGGGACATCGTACACCAGTCAGAAGCGGCCATTTCTCCATTCGATCACGGCTATTTGTACGGCATGGGAGTATTTGAAACCTTTCGGACCTATGACGGTCATCCCTTTTTGCTAAAGGATCATCTGAACAGACTTTCCAGGGGGTTAAAGGAATTAAATATTGTAGCCGACTTGGATGAGGAAACGATCAGGTGGACCATCTCGGAGCTGTTAAAGAAAAACGACCTTACGGATGCGTATTGCCGGTTCAACGTGTCGGGCGGACCAGGGGAAATCGGCTTGAAGACGACTCCTTATGAGGAGGCAACCGTCATTCTTTTTCAAAAGGAGTTACCGCCTTCTGTCCCCTTGAAGGAAAAAGAAGGGGTGTTCCTAAAGCTTAGGAGAAACACTCCGGAAACGGGAGAACGTCTCAAATCCCATCATTACCTGAACAATATGGCGGCAAAAAGGGAAATCGGAGCAACAGTGGATAAAGAAGGTATCTTTCTGACAAAAGAAGGGTTCCTCTGTGAAGGGATCACCTCCAACCTCTTCTGGGTAAAGGACGGGGAATTATATACGTCGTCGGTTGAAACCGGCATGTTAAACGGAATCACTAGGCAGTTCATCCTGGCTCTTGCCGATCGATTGAATATGCCGGTACAGGTCGGGTTGTATGAAAAAAAGGAAATGATTGAAGCGGATGAAGTGTTTTTCACGAATTCCGTTCAAGAGATCATACCGGTAAACAAAATGGACTCTATACGGTTACCGGGACGGCACGGAAAGTTCGTTGAGCTGCTTCATGAGCAGTACACGAAATATACACGACACTTGAATTCAATACAGGAAATGAAGAGAGGGGGATGA
- the pabA gene encoding aminodeoxychorismate/anthranilate synthase component II, whose amino-acid sequence MILMIDNYDSFTYNLVQFLGELGEELIVKRNDEITLDEIEALSPDYLMISPGPCSPNEAGVSLEAIRTFAGRIPIFGVCLGHQSIAQVFGGDVIRAERLMHGKVSPMIHDGKTVFEGMPNPFNATRYHSLIVKRETLPDCFDISAETSQGEIMAIRHKYLPVEGVQFHPESIMTEQGKRLLLNFLNAYKKVGMA is encoded by the coding sequence ATGATTCTCATGATCGATAACTATGATTCATTTACCTATAATCTTGTGCAATTTTTAGGGGAGCTCGGGGAGGAACTGATAGTGAAGCGAAACGATGAGATCACCCTCGATGAAATTGAAGCTTTGTCCCCGGATTATTTGATGATTTCTCCGGGTCCGTGCAGTCCGAACGAAGCGGGTGTAAGTCTTGAGGCGATCCGGACATTTGCCGGGAGGATTCCGATCTTCGGCGTCTGTCTCGGACATCAGTCAATCGCCCAGGTTTTCGGAGGGGACGTCATTCGTGCCGAACGATTGATGCACGGAAAGGTCTCCCCGATGATCCATGACGGGAAAACCGTATTTGAAGGGATGCCGAATCCTTTCAATGCAACGAGGTATCATTCCCTGATCGTGAAACGGGAGACCCTTCCGGATTGCTTCGACATTTCAGCGGAAACATCACAGGGAGAGATCATGGCGATCAGACATAAATACCTTCCCGTGGAGGGGGTACAGTTCCACCCTGAATCCATCATGACGGAGCAGGGGAAGCGGCTGCTCCTAAACTTCCTGAACGCGTATAAAAAAGTCGGGATGGCCTGA
- the pabB gene encoding aminodeoxychorismate synthase, component I, with translation MQHLYFHKNHTTKEQFFTAYEQLSQHQPHHILLESGRGGRYSVAGLQPDVILQSIPEGLRIQDSTGAEVIHGDPLVQLEKWMTPHRTERREDLPDFQGGVIGFLSYDYARKIEKLPSLGRDDLEVPDLYFYYLKEWAVFDHQEGCLWTMMLSEQESEIAEAKLSQWAASWDNALSSMNETKKDPNDDMADVEVSMDEEEFSEAVKRIQSYISQGDVFQVNLSVRQSQHLRTEPYAVYKKLRELNPSPYMSYIHSPDFQIVSGSPELLVKKKGTEVSTRPIAGTRSRGKDADEDERLALELIHNEKERAEHVMLVDLERNDLGKVCEYGTVEVNEFMVIEKYSHVMHIVSNVRGKLDETKTGADVIRSVFPGGTITGAPKVRTMEIIEKLEPVRRGIYTGSIGWIGLNGDMELNIVIRTMLVKEGKGHIQAGAGVVIDSNPAYEYKESLKKAKALWVAKAMAEGENL, from the coding sequence GTGCAGCACCTGTATTTTCATAAAAACCATACAACCAAAGAACAATTTTTCACAGCATACGAACAGCTCAGTCAGCATCAACCACATCATATTTTGTTAGAAAGCGGACGGGGTGGTCGATATAGCGTGGCTGGACTGCAACCTGACGTCATTTTACAAAGTATTCCGGAAGGGTTGAGAATACAAGACTCCACTGGAGCTGAAGTGATACATGGAGATCCATTGGTTCAATTGGAAAAATGGATGACCCCCCATCGAACGGAAAGAAGAGAGGATCTCCCTGACTTCCAGGGGGGAGTGATCGGTTTTCTTAGTTATGACTATGCAAGAAAGATCGAGAAACTTCCTTCGCTGGGACGTGATGATCTGGAGGTTCCCGACCTTTATTTTTACTACCTGAAAGAGTGGGCGGTCTTCGATCACCAGGAGGGATGTTTATGGACAATGATGTTATCCGAGCAAGAGTCGGAAATTGCAGAGGCGAAGCTTTCACAGTGGGCAGCCTCCTGGGATAATGCCCTGTCATCCATGAATGAAACGAAGAAGGATCCTAATGACGATATGGCGGATGTTGAAGTGTCGATGGATGAGGAAGAATTCTCAGAGGCAGTGAAAAGAATTCAATCTTATATCTCACAGGGGGATGTCTTTCAGGTGAATTTATCTGTGCGGCAGTCTCAACATCTGAGAACAGAGCCCTATGCGGTTTATAAAAAGCTTCGGGAATTAAATCCCTCTCCTTATATGAGTTATATCCACAGCCCGGATTTCCAGATTGTTTCCGGATCACCTGAACTGCTCGTGAAGAAGAAAGGAACGGAAGTAAGTACGAGACCGATTGCAGGCACCCGCTCCCGAGGGAAGGATGCGGATGAGGATGAGAGACTTGCCCTGGAACTGATCCATAATGAAAAAGAGAGAGCCGAGCATGTAATGCTTGTAGATCTGGAACGGAATGACCTGGGGAAGGTATGCGAATACGGGACAGTCGAAGTCAACGAGTTCATGGTGATCGAAAAATATTCCCACGTCATGCACATCGTATCCAATGTCAGGGGCAAACTGGATGAAACCAAAACGGGGGCGGACGTCATTCGCTCCGTTTTTCCCGGGGGAACGATCACCGGTGCGCCCAAAGTGAGGACGATGGAGATCATCGAAAAGCTTGAACCGGTCAGGCGGGGCATTTACACAGGCTCCATTGGCTGGATCGGTCTCAATGGCGATATGGAATTGAACATCGTCATACGGACGATGCTTGTAAAAGAAGGAAAAGGTCACATCCAAGCAGGAGCGGGAGTGGTGATTGATTCCAATCCAGCGTACGAATACAAGGAATCCCTTAAGAAAGCGAAAGCCCTCTGGGTCGCAAAGGCAATGGCGGAAGGAGAAAATCTATGA
- the cysK gene encoding cysteine synthase A → MVRVANSISELIGQTPVVKLNRLVDENSADVYLKLEYMNPGSSVKDRIALAMIEAGEAAGAIKPGDTIVEPTSGNTGIGLAMVAAAKGYRSLLVMPDTMSMERRNLLRAYGAELVLTPGSEGMNGAIRKAEELSKEKGFFMPQQFKNEANPKVHRETTGPEIVEQMGDQLDAFIAGIGTGGTITGVGEVLKKHYPSVELYAVEPSDSPVLSGGKPGPHKIQGIGAGFIPDILDTDVYDHVIQVDKDSAFDFARRAAKEEGILGGISSGAAIYAALEVAKKLGKGKKVLAIIPSNGERYLSTPLYQFDEE, encoded by the coding sequence ATGGTGAGAGTAGCCAATTCAATTTCAGAATTAATAGGTCAGACTCCAGTGGTAAAACTGAATCGATTAGTGGACGAGAATAGTGCGGATGTTTATTTGAAATTAGAATACATGAATCCGGGCAGTTCCGTGAAAGACCGGATCGCCCTGGCCATGATTGAAGCAGGAGAAGCTGCAGGCGCGATCAAACCCGGAGATACGATCGTTGAGCCGACAAGCGGAAACACGGGTATCGGCCTTGCCATGGTAGCTGCAGCTAAAGGATACCGTTCTTTGCTCGTCATGCCGGACACGATGAGTATGGAAAGACGCAACCTGTTACGAGCCTACGGTGCAGAACTGGTATTAACACCGGGTTCAGAAGGAATGAATGGCGCCATTCGCAAAGCGGAAGAGCTGTCGAAGGAAAAAGGCTTCTTCATGCCGCAGCAATTCAAAAACGAAGCCAACCCCAAGGTTCATCGTGAAACGACCGGACCGGAAATCGTGGAACAAATGGGTGATCAGCTTGATGCCTTCATCGCAGGTATCGGTACAGGCGGAACGATAACAGGCGTTGGTGAAGTGTTGAAAAAACATTACCCATCGGTTGAATTATACGCAGTTGAGCCTTCGGATTCCCCTGTGTTATCAGGAGGAAAGCCTGGGCCTCATAAAATTCAGGGAATCGGTGCCGGATTCATCCCTGATATTTTAGATACAGATGTATATGACCATGTCATACAGGTCGATAAGGATTCAGCTTTTGACTTCGCAAGAAGAGCGGCAAAAGAAGAAGGGATCCTGGGCGGAATTTCCTCCGGGGCAGCTATTTATGCAGCCCTTGAAGTAGCGAAGAAGCTGGGGAAGGGTAAAAAAGTGCTTGCCATCATCCCTAGTAACGGGGAACGCTATTTAAGCACCCCACTTTACCAATTTGATGAAGAATAG
- a CDS encoding peptidyl-prolyl cis-trans isomerase: protein MRIKRSVLMVIIGVLLVTNLITLVWNWSSGKVGTPEVVASVGGESVTREDWLYALEQQHGKEELRSMVNQKVIDHLAKKYDISVSNKEVEQEYYLIQSVYNAYDEENLEDEDTLKKQIKSELLLEELLTKDVQVPEKEMKKFYAQNEDQYSIPKMYKLKQLKVADQTEAEQVLKELDGGSNFEALAMERSTDEQSAHLGGDIGYVPIDGDILSPEAKSEVEPLSQGEWTSPIQQDTDYVIYYVDGILKERDFSFKEVKSQIRRQIALEQVETPLKPESFWDEVDVEWFYGKQE from the coding sequence ATGAGAATTAAACGGTCTGTACTCATGGTGATCATCGGGGTACTGCTTGTCACGAATCTGATCACGCTTGTGTGGAACTGGTCCTCAGGGAAAGTCGGTACTCCGGAAGTAGTGGCATCGGTTGGCGGGGAATCTGTGACCCGTGAGGATTGGTTATATGCACTGGAGCAGCAACATGGCAAAGAAGAACTGAGGAGCATGGTCAATCAAAAAGTGATCGACCACCTGGCGAAGAAATACGATATTTCTGTTTCCAATAAAGAAGTAGAACAGGAATACTACCTTATTCAATCCGTTTATAATGCCTATGATGAAGAGAATCTTGAAGATGAAGATACGCTGAAAAAGCAGATCAAATCTGAATTATTATTAGAGGAGCTCCTCACGAAGGACGTTCAGGTTCCTGAAAAAGAGATGAAGAAATTCTATGCTCAGAATGAGGACCAGTATTCAATTCCTAAAATGTATAAGCTGAAGCAGTTAAAGGTAGCGGATCAAACAGAAGCCGAGCAGGTTCTGAAGGAACTTGATGGCGGCTCTAACTTTGAAGCCTTGGCCATGGAACGGTCTACCGATGAGCAAAGCGCACATTTAGGAGGGGACATTGGGTATGTTCCCATTGATGGGGATATTCTTTCTCCGGAAGCGAAGTCAGAGGTAGAACCGTTGTCACAGGGTGAATGGACATCACCGATTCAACAGGATACAGACTATGTGATTTATTATGTGGACGGTATCCTGAAGGAGAGGGATTTTTCGTTCAAGGAAGTAAAGTCTCAAATTCGCAGACAGATTGCTTTAGAACAGGTCGAAACACCGCTAAAGCCTGAATCCTTTTGGGATGAAGTGGACGTCGAGTGGTTTTATGGCAAACAGGAGTAA
- the hslO gene encoding Hsp33 family molecular chaperone HslO yields MSDYLVKALAYDGQVRAYAVKSTDTVGEAQRRHGTWPTASAALGRSISAGVMMGAMLKGENKLTIKVEGGGPIGAILVDSNAKGEVRGYVTNPHVHFDLNEHGKLDVRRAVGTEGTLSIVKDIGMRDHFSGQVPIVSGELGEDFTYYFVTSEQVPSSVGVGVLVNPDNSILAAGGFILQLMPGTEDETITKIEERLAKIPPISKLIEKGLSPEEVLEEVLGKGEVKVLETLPVAFKCQCNKERFSNAIISLGEQEIQEMIDEDGSAEASCHFCNESYIFSKEELEELKASAKE; encoded by the coding sequence ATGAGTGACTATTTAGTAAAGGCGTTAGCCTATGACGGCCAAGTACGTGCGTATGCTGTCAAAAGTACGGATACAGTAGGGGAAGCACAAAGAAGACATGGGACATGGCCGACTGCATCTGCAGCACTTGGTCGAAGCATCAGTGCCGGTGTGATGATGGGGGCTATGCTTAAAGGTGAAAATAAATTGACGATCAAAGTAGAAGGCGGCGGTCCGATCGGAGCCATCCTTGTGGACAGTAATGCGAAAGGTGAGGTCAGAGGATATGTGACCAATCCCCATGTCCACTTTGATTTGAATGAGCACGGAAAGCTTGATGTCCGCCGTGCAGTTGGTACTGAAGGTACATTATCGATTGTGAAGGATATCGGTATGAGAGATCATTTCTCTGGTCAGGTTCCCATTGTATCAGGAGAACTTGGGGAAGACTTCACCTATTATTTCGTCACGTCAGAACAAGTGCCTTCTTCTGTAGGTGTCGGAGTGCTGGTCAATCCAGACAACTCGATTCTTGCTGCAGGAGGATTCATCCTCCAGCTTATGCCTGGTACAGAGGATGAGACGATTACAAAGATTGAGGAACGTCTGGCGAAAATCCCTCCAATCTCTAAATTGATCGAAAAAGGCCTTAGTCCTGAAGAAGTATTGGAAGAAGTACTTGGAAAAGGGGAAGTCAAAGTACTTGAAACACTTCCGGTGGCATTTAAGTGCCAATGCAATAAAGAGCGTTTCTCGAATGCCATCATCAGCTTAGGGGAACAGGAAATTCAAGAGATGATCGATGAAGACGGCAGTGCGGAAGCAAGCTGTCACTTCTGTAATGAATCCTATATATTTTCTAAAGAAGAATTAGAAGAACTGAAAGCAAGCGCTAAGGAATAA
- a CDS encoding type III pantothenate kinase: MIFVMDVGNTNIVFGVYENDHLKYHWRAETNRHKTEDEFGMLVKNLFEHVNLTFEEIDGIIISSVVPPIMFSLERMCEKYFHITPLVVGPGIKTGLNIKYENPREVGADRIVNAVAGIHEYGGPLIIVDFGTATTYCYINEERQYMGGAIAPGIGISTEALYSKAAKLPRIEIARPEQIIGKNTVTAMQAGILYGYVGQVEGIVQRMKAQSKKEPTVIATGGLATLISKESNSIDVVDPFLTLKGLKLIYKRNMN, encoded by the coding sequence TTGATTTTTGTAATGGATGTAGGGAATACCAATATTGTGTTTGGTGTGTATGAAAATGACCATTTAAAATATCATTGGAGAGCTGAAACGAATCGACATAAAACGGAAGATGAGTTTGGCATGCTTGTAAAGAATCTATTTGAGCATGTGAATCTGACGTTTGAGGAAATTGACGGAATCATCATTTCTTCTGTTGTCCCTCCAATCATGTTCAGTTTGGAACGCATGTGCGAGAAGTATTTTCATATTACTCCGCTTGTCGTTGGACCCGGGATTAAGACAGGCTTGAACATCAAGTACGAAAATCCAAGGGAAGTCGGAGCGGACCGGATCGTCAATGCAGTCGCTGGCATTCACGAATACGGCGGCCCGCTTATCATCGTTGACTTCGGTACAGCGACGACGTATTGCTATATCAATGAAGAACGACAATATATGGGTGGTGCGATCGCCCCGGGAATAGGGATATCAACGGAGGCCTTGTACTCGAAGGCGGCCAAACTGCCAAGGATCGAAATCGCCCGTCCGGAACAGATCATCGGTAAGAATACCGTCACAGCTATGCAGGCGGGTATTCTTTATGGATATGTCGGACAAGTCGAAGGTATCGTTCAAAGAATGAAAGCACAAAGTAAGAAGGAACCAACGGTCATTGCAACGGGAGGATTAGCCACGCTGATTTCGAAAGAATCCAATAGCATTGACGTAGTAGATCCCTTCCTAACGTTAAAAGGGCTAAAATTAATCTATAAGAGAAACATGAACTAG
- the ftsH gene encoding ATP-dependent zinc metalloprotease FtsH: MNRIFRNTIFYLLVFLVIIGVVSYFSNNNEPTKNIEYSTFINNLEDGDVSSFSIQPGRGVYEVKGQMEGAKEGEYFLTYVLTTDGKLMDKINTAASEQGIDVEVLQAKETSGWVSFFTTIIPFVIIFILFFFLLNQAQGGGSRVMNFGKSKAKLYSEEKKKVRFKDVAGADEEKQELVEVVEFLKDPRKFSEVGARIPKGVLLVGPPGTGKTLLARAVAGEAGVPFFSISGSDFVEMFVGVGASRVRDLFENAKKNAPCIIFIDEIDAVGRQRGAGLGGGHDEREQTLNQLLVEMDGFGANEGIIIVAATNRPDILDPALLRPGRFDRQITVDRPDLKGREAVLKVHSHNKPLDDSVDLKAIAMRTPGFSGADLENLLNEAALVAAREDKKKIDMRDIDEATDRVIAGPAKKSKVISEKERKIVAFHEAGHTVIGLVLDEADMVHKVTIVPRGQAGGYAVMLPKEDRYFMTKPELLDKITGLLGGRVAEEIIFGDVSTGAHNDFQRATGIARKMVTEYGMSDKLGPLQFGQSQGGQVFLGRDINSEQNYSDAIAYEIDLEMQRLIKESYERAKRILTENRDKLELIAKTLLDIETLDAAQIKSLMDHGKLPERTYESDQDNSDVKVNIQKKNEDTAIVEDTTSKEDDSNSDRT; encoded by the coding sequence ATGAACCGGATCTTTCGAAACACCATATTCTATTTACTAGTCTTTTTAGTGATTATAGGTGTGGTGAGTTATTTCAGTAACAACAACGAGCCAACCAAAAATATCGAGTACAGTACATTTATTAATAACCTTGAAGACGGAGATGTTTCTTCTTTTTCAATTCAGCCTGGCAGAGGTGTTTATGAAGTAAAAGGGCAAATGGAAGGGGCTAAAGAAGGAGAGTACTTCTTGACCTATGTCCTTACCACAGATGGAAAGCTGATGGATAAGATCAATACTGCGGCATCGGAGCAAGGCATCGATGTGGAAGTATTACAGGCCAAGGAAACTAGCGGCTGGGTATCTTTCTTCACAACCATCATTCCGTTTGTCATCATCTTCATTCTGTTCTTCTTCTTACTTAACCAAGCTCAAGGCGGCGGAAGCCGTGTCATGAACTTCGGTAAGAGTAAGGCAAAGCTTTACAGTGAAGAGAAGAAGAAAGTCCGCTTTAAAGATGTAGCGGGCGCAGATGAAGAAAAGCAGGAGCTTGTAGAGGTAGTGGAATTCTTAAAGGATCCACGCAAGTTCTCTGAAGTGGGTGCCCGCATTCCGAAGGGTGTCCTTCTAGTGGGACCTCCTGGTACAGGTAAAACCTTACTTGCACGAGCGGTAGCTGGAGAAGCGGGAGTTCCATTCTTCTCAATCAGTGGTTCCGACTTCGTTGAGATGTTTGTCGGTGTCGGTGCATCTCGTGTACGTGATTTATTTGAAAATGCGAAGAAGAACGCGCCTTGTATCATCTTCATTGATGAGATTGATGCAGTCGGTCGTCAGCGTGGAGCAGGATTGGGCGGAGGTCACGATGAGCGTGAGCAAACCCTGAACCAGTTACTTGTTGAGATGGATGGTTTCGGAGCGAACGAAGGAATCATCATCGTTGCTGCAACGAACAGACCAGACATTCTGGATCCAGCATTATTGCGTCCAGGACGTTTCGACCGTCAAATCACAGTAGATCGTCCAGACTTAAAAGGTCGTGAAGCTGTCCTTAAAGTACATTCTCATAACAAACCGCTTGATGATTCAGTGGATCTAAAAGCAATTGCCATGAGAACACCAGGCTTCTCAGGAGCCGATTTGGAAAACCTTCTGAACGAAGCGGCACTTGTAGCGGCTCGTGAAGATAAGAAGAAAATTGATATGCGCGATATCGACGAAGCAACGGACCGTGTCATTGCAGGTCCTGCCAAGAAGAGCAAAGTCATATCTGAAAAAGAACGTAAAATCGTGGCATTCCACGAAGCGGGTCACACCGTGATCGGATTAGTCCTTGATGAAGCTGACATGGTACATAAAGTAACCATCGTTCCTCGTGGGCAGGCTGGCGGCTACGCTGTCATGCTTCCTAAAGAAGATCGTTACTTCATGACGAAGCCTGAGCTTCTTGACAAGATTACCGGATTACTTGGTGGTCGTGTGGCAGAGGAAATCATCTTTGGCGATGTATCCACCGGTGCACACAATGACTTCCAACGTGCAACTGGAATCGCCCGTAAAATGGTCACTGAATATGGTATGAGTGATAAGCTCGGACCACTTCAGTTCGGTCAATCCCAAGGTGGTCAAGTGTTCCTTGGACGCGACATCAATAGTGAACAAAACTATTCAGATGCCATCGCGTATGAAATTGACTTAGAAATGCAGCGTCTTATTAAAGAAAGCTATGAGAGAGCGAAGCGAATTCTTACTGAGAACCGTGACAAGCTTGAACTCATTGCCAAAACTTTATTAGATATAGAAACATTAGACGCAGCGCAAATCAAGTCTCTAATGGATCACGGCAAATTGCCTGAACGCACTTATGAATCCGATCAGGACAACAGTGACGTGAAGGTGAACATCCAGAAGAAAAATGAAGACACTGCGATTGTAGAAGACACGACTTCCAAAGAAGACGACTCTAACTCAGATCGCACTTAA
- the hpt gene encoding hypoxanthine phosphoribosyltransferase, which translates to MLNQDIEKVLISEEELQEKIKALGGQLTEEYQDRFPLAIGVLKGAMPFMADLCKRMDTHMEMDFMDVSSYGNSTVSSGEVKIVKDLDTKVEGRDILIIEDIIDSGLTLSYLVELFRYRKAKSISIVTLLDKPTGRKADIKADYVGFIVPDEFVVGYGLDYAERYRNLPYIGVLKPRVYTTGE; encoded by the coding sequence TTGTTAAACCAAGATATTGAGAAAGTGTTAATTTCAGAAGAAGAACTTCAAGAAAAGATCAAAGCATTAGGTGGACAATTAACAGAGGAATATCAAGATCGTTTTCCTTTGGCAATTGGCGTTCTAAAAGGTGCGATGCCCTTCATGGCTGACCTTTGCAAGCGCATGGATACGCATATGGAAATGGATTTCATGGATGTATCCAGCTACGGGAACTCTACTGTCTCTTCAGGAGAAGTAAAGATTGTGAAAGATTTAGATACAAAGGTGGAAGGCCGCGATATCCTCATCATTGAAGATATCATCGACAGCGGATTGACATTAAGCTATCTGGTGGAGCTTTTCCGCTATCGTAAGGCAAAATCGATCAGCATTGTGACTCTGTTGGACAAACCAACCGGTCGTAAAGCAGATATCAAAGCGGACTACGTGGGCTTCATTGTCCCTGACGAGTTCGTGGTCGGATATGGTCTCGATTACGCTGAAAGATATCGTAATCTGCCGTATATCGGTGTTTTAAAACCAAGAGTGTATACAACTGGAGAATAA